The genomic interval AGTTCCTGCATCACGGTCTTGATGCGCCGGCGCTTGGCCGCATGGCGTACCGGCGCATCGGGCCCCAGCAGTCCGGCCTGTCCCATCAGGCGAAGGATGTTCATGGCCAGCGCCGCGAGCTCGCACACCAGGTAATTGGTATCGAACTTGCCCGAGGGCAGCCGCTCCAGATCGAGGTCGGTCTTGAACTCGGAGTGGAACTGCTCGTGCGTGCCGTGGTCGGCGTACAGCGCGACGATGGCTTTAGCATCGAACTGTTTGGCGCTCAGGCTCGTGCTCCAGCCGTCCAGCGTGAGCTTGGGCTCGATCAGCAACTGGCCCTTCGCGTCGATGGTGCGTTCAGTCAGGCGCAGCACGCGGCGCAGTGGCCGCTCGATGCCTTCGATGTGCAGCGCCTCTTCCCACAGCGTCACGCGCTTGCCCGCGCGGGGATGCTCCCAGATCGTGGCGGTGTCACCATCAAGGCGCTCGGCCAGCGCCGCCACGTTGGTCGTGCGCGGGTTCCACTTGATCAGCCAGTCCAGTTGCGGCACGCCTGCAGCGTTATACGACTCCATCTCGCACACCAGCTCCGTGGAGTCGAAGCCAGAGTCCAGGCGTGCCAGGATCGGCGCCTTCGGACCCGCCGCGCTCAGGCGCTGCGCCATCGGGATCACCCGCTCGAAGTTGAATTGCGTCTCACGTGCCGAATGCTGCACGCCAGGGCGCAGCGCCAACTCCAGGCAGAACCCGTTCGAGCCCAGGTACGCGGCCAGCGGGCAGTAGCCATCGACGCCGGTGTAGGTGCGTCCTACGCCGTCCTTGGCGGTGCCGCCGTTGTCCATGGCGAACGTGTCGACATCCAGCGGCAGCCAGCCACAAGGCAAGACGCCATAGTCGACCCGCGTGCTGTCCAGCAGCTTCTCGATCAGCGTCGCCAGGAAGTCAAACAGCTCGTCCGCGCGCGTGTCCATGCGCTGGCGCAGCGTCGGGCTGGAGGGCAACAGCTGGATGCCCAGCGCCTGCTTGAAGAAGGCATCGCCGCGGAAGTTCTCAATCGCATCGAAGTCGCTCTTGCCCTGCACCAGCAGGCCCAGGTAGCTGCGCAGGATGTCGCTGTTGGCAACGCCATTTCTCACGGGCAAGGCGGCATCGAGTCGCTTGAACACTGGCGCGAGTCGATTCAGGTGATGTCCGACCAGCGCCAGACCGGCTACCGGGGTGAGGTCGTAGTCGAGCTGCTTGACGATGAAGGGGCGCATTGGAAGAACTCAGGTACTGCGTTTGCAACAGGCCCATCAACGCCCCACACCTGTCTCGCGTTTACCAAACTACCTCAAATCGAACGCACCCGCAGGGTGAGGCACTTTCACTCTTGGGCTCACGGATTCAGGATCAACGCTACCTGAATCAACGCTTCGGGGAGCTGTAGCCTTTCGCCCGCGAAAGAGCAACCCCTTCACAAAAACAAGGAGAAAACATGCGTCACCTTCCGCTTTACCTGCTTCTGGCCGCTGCGGCCGGCTGCGCCCTGCCGGCGCTGGCCAGTTCTGATGCGGTGCCAGTTGATGCACCGGCCGCTGTTGCGGCCGCTCCGGCCGCCGAGGTCAAGGTGGCCATCACCGGCCACATCGACTTGGCTGCTGATCGAGGGCGCAAGGTCTTCATCGAATTCCTGGCCAGTCCGAGGCTGACGGCCGCCGTGCGGGCCTCGCTGGCCTCCAGCGGCTTCGAGCTGGTGGACACCCGCGAACAGGCCGACGTGGTGTACGAGCTGGATGGTGCCTTCCAGGCACTGCGCCCCGCGACCCGGCGTACCGCCGAGTTTCGCGTGGGCGACTATGCCGAGAACCCCGCGCCCTTGGCCACCAAGAGCGGCCGGGGCGGCTCCGTGATGCTGTCGCTGAACCCCCTGGCCATGCTGGTCGGCACGATTGCATCCAATGTCGGGAATGCGACCGGCGCGCAGGACTCGGTGAACGCGGCCACGGCCGGCGACCCGGACGGCAAATGCATGTCGCGCTGCGAGACGTGGCGCTACCGTCAGCGCAATGTCGTCAACCTGACGCGCAAGGAAGGCGCCACGGAACAGAAGTGCTCCGTCCTCGCCACAACCGAGGATGCCGAGCTGGTGCCGGCGCGACTCATCCAGTCGTCCCTTGCGGGCTTGCAGGAGGCCGCTGGCTTGATTGTGGCCCTGGGCCTCTCCGCTGATCCTGCTTTGGCGAAATGAACGCGCCGGGCCTGTCACTGGCGGATCGCTTTTGGATCGCCCATCGCTGGGCCGCTTTCGGGCTGGGTGCGGTGTTCCTTATGGGTGTGATTGTCGCCGGCATCGCCGGGCGTATCCGGCCGCACTACGCTTGGGCCTATGCGCTCATGAGCAACTTGGCCTTTCTGGCATACGGCCTCGACAAGTCGGCGGCCGTTGCCGACCGTTGGCGCTGGTCTGAAAAGGCTTTGCACTGGATCGAGCTGCTATGCGGCTGGCCCGGTGCCTTGATTGGACAACATGCCTTCCGCCACAAGTCGCGGAAGGCTTCCTTTTTGTTTTTCACATGGCTGGCCAGCGCCGCGAACGCCGCTGTTTTCGCGCACTTAGCTGGCTTCTATCGTTGGAGTTGGCAATGAACGCTACTCGCGCCCTTGTGGCCCTGATGGCCTGCCTTGCCATTGGAACCTCGCACGCGCAGCAGCGCGAATACATCATCTACGATGGCCAGAGCTACCCTGGCGACCAGCTCGACGTTGCGGCCGCCTCTCCCGTGATGGTCAAGCCGGCGCAGCGCCTGGGTAACGGGGACTACTCCATCCCGCGCGCTGCGGACGGCCACTACTACATCGCCGGGGCCGTCAACGGCTTTCCCGTGGTCTTCATGGTGGACACCGGAGCGCGATTCACGACGCTGCCGGTCAAGCTGGCCCGCAATGCTGGTATCCGCGCCGGCCGCGCAACATCCTTTGACACGGCCGCAGGCCGTGAACGTGGTGGCATCACTGCGGCCAACACGGTGATCGTCGGCCCTTTCGCCGTTGAGGGTGCGGCTATCGCCGTCCTGGAGCGTCTTGCCGCTCCGCTGCTGGGGATGGACGTTCTCAACCGCTTCCAGATCGCCTATTCGGGCGGCTTCATGATCCTGCGAGGCGGCCGATGACGCCGGCAGCGGCGCGCGCGTGGGTTCGGCTTCCTTCTGGCCGCCGTCTCGACCTCATCAACCCCGATCCCAGCGCGTGGCTCGACAGTGACCTTGCTTTGCGTTTGGCGAGGACGTACCGCTGGGGTGGGGAATCGTCATGGCCCCTGCCCCTCTCTGTGGCCCAGCATTCGCTCCTGGTGCTCGCTTTGCGTCGGCAGTGGAGTGACACCCCTTTGACGCCCTCTGACGCGCTCCTGGAGCTTCTGCACGACGCCGAGGAAGGTTTCCTTGGGTTCGACTGCATTTCCCCTTTGAAGGACGTGCTGGGCCTTTCCTTTCGGGCCGTTTCGTCTCGCCTGATGGCTGCGGTTTCAGAGCGGTACGAGCTGCGCGCCTGGTCGCCGGCCGCGCACGCCGTCCACAAACGGGCCGACTCGGTGGCGGCCGCTTCCGAGGCTGTGCATTGCATTGGCTGGCCGGTTCATGAAGTCCGCGATGTTCTGGGCATCGTGCATCCTGTCCTCGATGTCGATCCGCTGGCTGACATCTACGGTTGCCGGCCGTGGGAGCCTTGGGCGGCTGACGTTGCGGCCGAGCGGTTTCTGGATGCGCTGGAGTCGTTGCGGGCCGCTGTGCGTGGGAAGGTTGGAGGTGCTGCTGAATGTGGCGTTTGAAACAGTTAGCTCGCCTTTTCCACGGTTTAAGTTCTCGGCAGCGGGTCGTGCTTCTGGATCGCGCTGCGCTTGATGTGGCTCAAACCGACATGGGTCCGGGGTGGCATCGTGTTCATCTGTTTAGGTTCATTCATAGGGGTTCTAGAGTTGGCTATTTGACGCTGGTTCGTAGTTCCCCTCCTGATCCACGCCTCCCTCTTGCCCTGTGTTCCGGTGATCCCCTTCCTGTTGAAGTCGCTGACCTCTACATCGAGTCCTGTTACCGAGGCCAAGGCATTGGTTCCGCGTTGTGGCGGCAGGGGTGTGAAGCGATAAGCGAGATATACCCGGCATCCTGTCTTGTTTATGGCACCCCGCAGGGGAAAGATGCAGCCCGTTTTTGGTTGCGCCAAGGGTTTCAGATTTCTGATGATGTGATGTTTGCGAATCTTGGCGATTTGACTGCCATCTCGAAGAATCAAGCCAACTAGGGCGTCTCCCCTACGGGGCCGGGCTTTCGTGCTGCGCATCGAGCCGCCTGCGGCGTCTCGCCCCTGCGGGCATCAATCCCTGACGCCTCCGCGCCGTGCCGGCGCTGCGCGCTCCGCTTGCCGGGCCTGAAGGCCCAGCCGAGGAACTTTCGCGCGCGAAAGTTCGGGATGTGGATCTGATCCGTGGTGTGCCGGCGCTGGTGCGCTGAATCCGCTCCGCGCGGGGCCGCACCCCACCACTACCTCGCGCCTTTATTCGTCGTCATGGTGCCCTCCGGCCGGGCTTCTCCGGTCAAGGGCCGGGCTGCGCCCTGAAATCCTCACCCGTTCGGTGCTCGCCTGCGGCTGCGCTCCGCGTGCGGCCTCCGGTTTCTCCCTTGACCGCGCCCGTCCTGCGTGCCCCTGGATGCCGAGGCGACGAGGTAGATGGTGGGATGCAAAAGCCGGCCCCGCGCTCCGCTGGCCATGTGGGTGATCGACGGGGAGCAGGGGAGCTTGTGCCCCTGCGGGGCAAGAGCAACTGCAACACCTTGGGGGCCTGTTCCGGCCCCCAAACCCCGCCCCGAGGCTCCAAGGTAGCTTGCCTGAACCCCGAAGAAACACAAGCCCGGAACCCGCGAAAAATCAGGCTTTTTCCTCTCACAAACTATTGACGGTCAATAGTTTGACGGGTAGAATATAGGCATTGGTTGAGTAGGAGTTTCAGCATGGCAGATCAAGGCGCTTTCGACTTTGGCCCGGATGTTCCCCGGAGCGGCGTGGCTCTGAAGCGGGACTTCCACGGGTTCGCTCAGTTCCGCGAAGACGAGCACAGCCCTTGGGTGTTCTATGTGTGCGGCTTCGACTCCACCGTGACCGGCGAGGCTGGCCAATGCACCGTGTTGCGTGCCGATGGCGGCCGCGAGTGTGTGCCCATCGACGCCGAAGACCGCATCACCATCGCCGGGCGCAAGTACGGCCGGAAGCACTGGAACCATTGAGGGCCTGTCATGCGCTTCCATCGTTTCGGCAAGTACGAATTCCGTGACACCGAGCGCAAGCGTGCCGCTTTCGCGCGCAAGCAGACGGCCGAGCGCGAGGCCCTTCCTCTGTTCGCTGACCAAGTGGCGGCCGAACAGATCGACGTGGACGAGGAAATGACGACTCGCCGGCTGCAATGGGAGCGTCAGCAAGCCACTGACCGCAAGCGCCGGGCCGACAAGTGGCGCGAGGCGCGGCGGCGTCTCAACGGCTACCAGGAGCCGGTGCGCGGGGCCTTGCTGGCGTACTGGCAGGGCTGCAAGTGGCCTGCCGATCCGAGCTACTTCCTCTCCATGCTGCACATGTACGACACCGGCCGCCTCTCTCTCAACATCCCGAAGGCTTGAACCATGTCCCACATCCTGATCGACCACCTGACACAAGCCGCATCGTTTTACCGTGGCCAGCTCCGTGCCTCTACGCGCGCGGTTGCTTACCTGAAATCGCGCGGGCTGCGCGGTGACATCGCGGCACGCTATGGCTTGGGCTATGCCCCGGCCGGCTTCCAGGCGCTGCGCGAGGCATTCCCGAACTACAACGACCGGGCCTTGGAGAAGGCTGGGCTGGTAGCGGTCAACGACGGCGGCCGGCGTTATGACCGCTTCCGCGACCGAATCATGTTCCCCATCCTCGATGACGCCGGCAGCGTTATCGGCTTCGGCGGCCGCGTGCTCGAAGGCGACGGGCCAAAGTATCTCAACTCCCCGGAAACCGAAGTCTTCCAAAAGGGGCGCGTGCTGTTCGGTCTGACCCAGGCGGCCGAGGCCATTACCGCGACCGGCACGGCCTACGTGGTGGAGGGATACCTGGATGTCGTCAGTCTGGCCCAACATGGTGTGCAGAACGCCGTGGCCACGCTGGGTACAGCTACAACAGGCCAGCATGTGGAGCGGCTGCTGGGCTTGGCCAAGCGCGTGATCTTCTGCTTTGACGGAGACGACGCCGGCAGACGGGCGGCTGCACGCGCCCTGGACGTGTGCCTGCCTCATGTCACCGACGCGGCCGACGTGAGTTTCCTTTTCCTGCCGCGCGACCACGACCCGGACAGCTACGTGCGCGCCAAGGGTGGGGACGCCTTCAACGACTTGGCCTTGGAGGCTTCAACCCTCGAAGGCTTCTTCCTGGCCAGCGCGATGCAGGGTTGCCAGTTGGAGTACGCCGAGGGCCGGGCGCGGCTGGTGGCCACGGCTGCGCCGCGTCTCCAGCAGATCAATGCACCGGCAATGCTGCGCCGGATTCTGACCGCCATTGCTGGGCCGTCCAAGTTTTCCGTGGCCGAACTGATCGACTTATGCGGACTGGAAAAAAACATGCTCAATTCTATTGACGGTCAATAGTTTCATGGTAGAATTCAACTCATCGGCAGCGGATGGACGGCCGATGAACCCCGGAAACAACTGTGAGCAGACAGTGGGGCGCTGAACCGATCTTTCGCACGCGAAAGGGACGATCCACCGAAGACCATCATCAACATGACTTAGGAGCTTTGACCATGCGTACTACCGTTTATGCCCGCCTCTTTGACCGACTGGCCGACTTGATCCCCAGCCTGCAATCCGCCCACGCTGGTGCGGTTTTCTGCGCCCCGCCGCGCATCCCTGACGACATGGCCGTGTATTGCCACATCGCGGCCGTCGAGGGTGACATGCGCCTGATCGAGCTGGCCGACGACAACCAGAAGAAGGGCGCGGTAATGCCTGCGCCGTGGCTCAAGTTGCGTGTGGATATGGCCAACAAGCTGGCCGAGGTGCTGGAGATGGAAGACACCTTCGGTTATCAGGTGATCTACACGGGCGGCAGTGCGGTGAATCCGCGCCGCGCCCAGATCAACATGTTCGCTATGAACTGGCTGCAAGTCATGGTGAATTTCGAGCTGTGCTTCCAGCCTGCCGACGTGTCGGTGGCGGCCTGATCGACAACCAGGGAAAGGACGAACGATCATGAAAACCATCGCTATCGCCAACCAGAAGGGCGGAGTCGGCAAGACCACCGTTGCCCGCAACCTGGCTTTCTTCGCCATCGAGCGCGGCTTGCGTGTCCTGTGCGTTGACCTCGATCCGCAAAAGAACTTCAGCAAGACCCTACGGGCACTGCGCGAGCGCACCGTGGGCAACCAGGGCGACGAGCTGCAATCCCTGACCGGCAGCGCCTTGTTCGACGGAGACGCCATCGAGCTGCAACCGCTTCCGTGCAGCGAATCCGCCGCGCTGG from Cupriavidus basilensis carries:
- a CDS encoding IS1380 family transposase, with protein sequence MRPFIVKQLDYDLTPVAGLALVGHHLNRLAPVFKRLDAALPVRNGVANSDILRSYLGLLVQGKSDFDAIENFRGDAFFKQALGIQLLPSSPTLRQRMDTRADELFDFLATLIEKLLDSTRVDYGVLPCGWLPLDVDTFAMDNGGTAKDGVGRTYTGVDGYCPLAAYLGSNGFCLELALRPGVQHSARETQFNFERVIPMAQRLSAAGPKAPILARLDSGFDSTELVCEMESYNAAGVPQLDWLIKWNPRTTNVAALAERLDGDTATIWEHPRAGKRVTLWEEALHIEGIERPLRRVLRLTERTIDAKGQLLIEPKLTLDGWSTSLSAKQFDAKAIVALYADHGTHEQFHSEFKTDLDLERLPSGKFDTNYLVCELAALAMNILRLMGQAGLLGPDAPVRHAAKRRRIKTVMQELIYRAGRLIEHGRRVILGLGANDRSAKAFQRLHGELFAACG
- a CDS encoding DUF1294 domain-containing protein, producing MNAPGLSLADRFWIAHRWAAFGLGAVFLMGVIVAGIAGRIRPHYAWAYALMSNLAFLAYGLDKSAAVADRWRWSEKALHWIELLCGWPGALIGQHAFRHKSRKASFLFFTWLASAANAAVFAHLAGFYRWSWQ
- a CDS encoding retropepsin-like aspartic protease family protein encodes the protein MNATRALVALMACLAIGTSHAQQREYIIYDGQSYPGDQLDVAAASPVMVKPAQRLGNGDYSIPRAADGHYYIAGAVNGFPVVFMVDTGARFTTLPVKLARNAGIRAGRATSFDTAAGRERGGITAANTVIVGPFAVEGAAIAVLERLAAPLLGMDVLNRFQIAYSGGFMILRGGR
- a CDS encoding phosphohydrolase, with product MTPAAARAWVRLPSGRRLDLINPDPSAWLDSDLALRLARTYRWGGESSWPLPLSVAQHSLLVLALRRQWSDTPLTPSDALLELLHDAEEGFLGFDCISPLKDVLGLSFRAVSSRLMAAVSERYELRAWSPAAHAVHKRADSVAAASEAVHCIGWPVHEVRDVLGIVHPVLDVDPLADIYGCRPWEPWAADVAAERFLDALESLRAAVRGKVGGAAECGV
- a CDS encoding GNAT family N-acetyltransferase produces the protein MGPGWHRVHLFRFIHRGSRVGYLTLVRSSPPDPRLPLALCSGDPLPVEVADLYIESCYRGQGIGSALWRQGCEAISEIYPASCLVYGTPQGKDAARFWLRQGFQISDDVMFANLGDLTAISKNQAN
- a CDS encoding DNA primase, with protein sequence MSHILIDHLTQAASFYRGQLRASTRAVAYLKSRGLRGDIAARYGLGYAPAGFQALREAFPNYNDRALEKAGLVAVNDGGRRYDRFRDRIMFPILDDAGSVIGFGGRVLEGDGPKYLNSPETEVFQKGRVLFGLTQAAEAITATGTAYVVEGYLDVVSLAQHGVQNAVATLGTATTGQHVERLLGLAKRVIFCFDGDDAGRRAAARALDVCLPHVTDAADVSFLFLPRDHDPDSYVRAKGGDAFNDLALEASTLEGFFLASAMQGCQLEYAEGRARLVATAAPRLQQINAPAMLRRILTAIAGPSKFSVAELIDLCGLEKNMLNSIDGQ